GGGCAGAACCGGCCCCGGGGCAGGACCGGCCCCGGGGCAGGACCGGTCCCGGGACAGAACCGGTCCTGGGGCAGAACCGGCACTGAGCCTGACAGGACGATGTTTTGTGGTTTCAGGAAGCGTTCACCAACGCCATCACGGACTTGATCAGCGAGCTGTCTCTGCTGGAGGAACGCTTCAGGGTGGCCATCAAAGACAAGCAGGAAGGCATCGAgtgaccccccccaccccaccatgCCCCCCCACTCCCTGCTGCGCTGTAACCTGTCCACGTTcatgtttttctaaataaatctgTGATGTCGTATCCACGGCGGTGTGTGCTGTCGTTGCATCTCAAAACCTGTTGGGGGATTCAGTTTCTGGGTCAGctcagtccttttttttttttttttttaaactttatttagaaCAAAGAATGTACAGATCAAGGCAAGGTGAAAAAGGTATAAAATTAGGAAATAATTACAACAACAATGGTGAAGATAACACAAGATTCACACaaagaataaacaaaaagcacaaggacAGCAAGGtacaataaaattaaaagagCAAGGACTGAGTTATGGATGAGTACAGTTTCACGGCAACATTATTCATATTATCAATCTttttttcatagatttaaagtagTTGGTAAAAATATAGTAAAGGAGGGAGTATTTCCACTCCACTTACAagtgtgaatatgatatttagaatagaatactttattgtcattatacacgggtacagtgagattaagagcagcatcacctctccagtgcaagacagtgcaaacagataagaaatataaataatataaaaaggttaaggtgcattttgaaTGGTGAAATCAAGACCTGAGATCCTATCTACAGATAATAACATAACTACACATgtggtgaaatattgcacatatACGCCGGGAAAAAGTATTGCACAGTAGAAAAACAGTAATGAAGACATTCACATGTTGTTCAGGGCGATTATGGCTTTAGGGACTGTTTTTCAGTctcaaaatagtcaaaataatcaccaggTTGATAATGTTTGAATATTTAGGATCCAAGTTATCCATATAATAAATAACATCATTGTAAGTAAAAACAGGAATTTCATCAATTTTTAAAGATAAGCAATTATGGATGTCAGACCAAAAggactttgtaaaagagcaattgaaaaaaagatgttCAACGGTCTCGGCCTCAGAAGAACAAAATCTGCAAGAATCAACTTCCAATTTAAACCTTCTGTGAAACAAATCCTTAACAGGATAAATAGTTGATGCTATTTTAAAGTGGGTTTCCTTGACTTTAGGGGCAATTAGTAACGATACATAAAAAGAGAAGGAACATTTTCTTAAGGGGATTTCTATATTATCGTGGACATAGCAAGAGTTAAAATCTCCCCAGTTTTTCAGCTTAAGAACCAAGCTGGTTGTAGCTCAGTCCTTTGTCGTCCTGATCATGAAAGTCCTTTGGAAACCTCTGTCCACACTTTGAAGAATAATCTCATCATTTATCAAACTATAATCCCTCAAGAGAAAAGTAACTTTAACCTTGAAATCAAAAACACACCTAATTAAGTCTTAAACACTTCCTTAATTGTTTATCATGAATACGTacattgttttctttgttttattgtatAAAACTTAAAAGAACCGTGTCAAACGGGATCCATCTGATGATTAAAAATGCAATGGTCAATAAAAAGGAAGGATCCCACTGCTTCCTGTTTAttagtaataataatcaattttatttatatagtgcttTTAAAATTATTAgccaatagtagaggagctgcACCAAGAAGGACcgccctcctcatttgcataatgaggcagaaatgcatcAGGTAAAGTAAAAATAGGATATGAGGGAattaaaaacaaggaatgcaagtataaggaaaaacaatatatacatttctgcttttatttttaattatgtcagttttggtgcTCCATATAAGGAGGATTTATGGATTAACTGATCAGATTTCAGATAGGACATTGAggccattttccaaactgcAACTTGCACGGACAATGTAGTGTAGTATTTCTACTGTGGAGGGGTCAGTAGTACACGGGTCAGTAGTACACGGGTCAGTAGTACACGGGTCAGTAGTACACGGCAGTGAGCAGGGTCGGTATCTGGACATCTTTGTAGGTGTCGATCTGATTTATTAAACTTTAGTAAACTAGAGTCCGATGGGACACGTCAAACCCAGGAGAAGGACCTGTGGTCAAACAGGAACCTGTtactcttttatttattgatatattatatatatatatatatatatatatatatatatatatatatatatatatatatatatataatatatatatatatatatatatatatatatatatatacacacatacatacatacacacacacttttttttatcattaatataaacatatgtGTCGGGGGGGTGGCATCTGCTGCTAGtctgaaatgaaagaaagacGGGGAAATGCACAAGTCTTTGAGAGCTGAAAACAAACAGATAcacttgaaaaaataatttatttgctttttttttgtttgttcttcccCCCCCAAATTCCACACTTAACCAATTTTTGTACTTGCTTAAGGCAGAGAAAACAAACCGCAACCATTTCATGTCTCTGAAACAGAATCATAActggctactgcgattatctgttaCCTGAACCTGTTACTCTTAAGAGAAACCAAATGAGCTGAAGCTCAAATAGTagtttagtagtagtagtttggccatttaaaaaaaaaggaaaaacttgCACGGTAAAGTTCCCAGAATAAACAGATATTTTGATGTTCAAAAACTCACAATTTAACAAAAATTGAttttacgtgtgtgtgtgtgtgtgtgtgtgtgtgtgtgtgtgtgtgtgtgtgtgtgtgtgtgtgtaaaattgCAAAAGAAAACTTAGAATTTGTTAATTGATAAACTTGCAAAAACCCAACGTTTCTAACTTTATAAACTTGATAATGTCcaaatgtttatgttttttatgatgCGGGTTGGAAAGTTGTGATAGAAAAGTCATTTCTGAGTACAAAGATGAATATGTGGCAGAAAAATCCCTTTAGACTACGATAGAGTTGCTCCAAATGAAAACGGGTGGTTTATTTGACGTGTCCACAAACACGGGACTGATGTTGTAGCCTGGGGGGCCCCTGGGGGGCCCTGGGGGGGCCCTGTCCAACCGATGGAGGAGACAGACATCTTCTAAAGTTATAAAAAGCTTTTATTTGATTCACttctaaagaaaaacaaaaacaagaagtgtaataaaaaatggaagTCACTACAATCAAAGCTTGATGGTCACTCAGGGAACGGTGACACTAGCTGGCTCGTACCCGCATAGACGTacgtatccgccccatggagctgctgccatacgtcaacgacgccgccatattggatgttcaagactgcgctggaaactaatacaagtaaatagacttattttcataaagcgcctttctacaaagaaatatacgttttacgtctcatttattcattcacacacgcactaatatacttgggaaacagttaggcaccaaatataatacatttaattttctcagatggcaaaaataagaactttattgatcccacataggagtaattcatgttatatcagctgtagagaacaaggtagtgccgaaaaactatatatatcccccctcacaaaaataagaaaaatagagaaacatattttctcatcaacaaaacaaattgaacatttttcaaataacaaaataacatatttgaaccatttttcagacaataaaataactgaaaaaaaatcttttttagtttaaatttaaaatatgtctctgtaaaatatgttttgttgatgagaaaatatgtttctctatttttcttatttttgtgaggggggatatatattgtttttcagcacAACCTTGTTctttatagctgatataacatgaattactcctatgtgggatcaataaagttcttatttttaccgtctgagaaaattaaatatataatatttggtgcctaactgtttccaagtatattagtgcgtgtttgaatgaataaatgagacgtaaaacgtacatttccttgtagaaaggcgctttatgaaaataagtccatttacttgtattagtttacagcgcagtcttgaacatccaatatggcggcgacgttgacgtatcgcagcagcagtaagaacactcgatgcggcgtctacgtttaCGTCTATGCGTACCCGAGCAgcgcgggggcggggccggggccggAGGGTCAAGGGTCAGCGTCTCTCTGCGCCTCCATGGCGCGCTGCATCTTCTCCGCCATCCACTGAGGAACGGAGAACGGCTTCAGCTCGTCCATCCTCACGTCCGGACAGTCCCTGCACAGTCAAACAGACGTTTCCATGGCAACCACGAGAGCATGAGAGTTGACTTCATGTGATAGgtatgacccccccccccccctgtatcACCTATGTTGCTATGGTTACCCAGGGATGCTGGGCTGTGACAGGACACTGACCTGTACTCGTCGCTGCGGGACAGGTCCTGGATGTCCTCCTCGATCAGCAGGTACGCCTGCAGGGACACACAACCGCAGCACTTAGCAGCtaccttctttttcctttttttaaaatatttgtatccctatttttatccccattttatcaccctgTGCtgctacctaagtcagtcctgggcattgctccctctacagGTGTGTGTCAGGCAGGTGTGTGTAGTCAGGTGTGTGTAGTCAGGTGTGTGTAGTCAGGTGTGTGTAGTCAGGTGTGTGTAGTCAGGTGTGTGTAGTCAGGTGTGTGTAGTCAGGTGTGTGTCAGGCAGGTGTGTGTAGTCAGGTGTGTGTAGTCAGGTGTGTGTaggtcaggtgtgtgtgtgtagtcagGTGTGTGTAGTCAGGTGTGTGTAGTCAGGTGTGTGTAGTCAGGTGTGTGTAGGTCAGGTGTGTGTAGGTCAGGTGTGTGTAGGTCAGGTGTGTGTAGTCAGGTGTGTGTAGGTCAGGTGTGTGTAGTCAGGTGTGTGTAGTCAGGTGTGTGTAGTCAGGTGTGTGTAGGTCAGGTGTGTGTAGGTCAGGTGTGTGTAGGTCAGGTGTGTGTAGTCAGGTGTGTGTAGGTCAGGTGTGTGTAGTCAGGTTTGTGTAGTCAGGTGTGTGTAGGTCAGGTGTGTGTAGGTCAGGTGTGTGTAGTCAGGTGTGTGTAGTCAGGTGTGTGTCGTGTCTCACCATCTTCCCTCCTGTTGCTCTCATGTGGTGTCTCTCTGCCAGCCACTGCTTGTCCTTTGCATCTGCTGcgtactaacacacacacacacacacacacacacacacacacacacacacacacacacacacacacacacacacacacacacacacacattaatgtACGGTCAGGTGCTACATCACTtcctgtatttttttctttctttttttctgtattagatcaGTTGTGAAGTTCTAGACTACAAATGAAATGGTGAActgcttttcagactttttgacGACCTCAGATGAATCTAactgtgcagtgttttttttttttgcagtgtatttttaatttgatattctctttatctagtggaaatgtatttggtttgcttttattatgttgtgtttagtactgtattattttaaaatgttggcgGAGCCCAGGAAGGATAGCTGCAGTCCTGCTGTAGCTGATGGGGATCTTAATTAAACCATGAaacttcctgtgtgtgtgtcccgAGCGCGTGACTGTCCTACCTTGAACAGGTCGGCGTGTTTGATGTAGATCCGTCCTCTGGTCCCGCCCATCCCCAGCGCCCTGCAGGGACAGCACAGCACTGACTCAAGTGTTTCATGGAAGAGAACATCGCGTACGACTGGAAGATGCAGAGGGAGGAGCAGCTGCTGAGGAACAGCAGCTCATCGGGGTCAAAGGTCACGTGATGTTAAACCAGCGGTGCGTCCCAAATGCCAGATTAAACAGTATATagtcaaaaagtatacttaagtggtacacttttgagtaaatatcagtagtatgcattaattcagaTGTACTACTGAGCCACACGGCACCTCCTTTCCCCTttattctggcccaaacaagatgacattatataatattattatatacgaatattatataatagtattattatacttaatattataattATGTCACATACGTATcggcgcagcacttagcaaccaaacaccgctgcattgcattgtgggaagtttctgccatcaatccatactaatacatttctccagaatcagtacggatagtacatactattgagtacggatagtacatactactgagtatggatagtacatactattgagtatggatagtacatactactgagtacggatagtacatactatcgagtatggatagtacatactactgagtacgtactaatgttttgggcgcactaaaaaatctcacatactgtttttgctactcattagggtggaagtttgGAATTTTGGACGCAGCTCAGCTCTAAAGGTTTGGATGCGTTTCAGTTTGGGCATGAAGGATCTGTTTGGTTTCCTCCTCTCGAGGGTTGACCtggaacaggggtcggcaacccaaaatgttgaaagagccatattggaccaaaaacacaaaaaaaacaaaagtgtctggagccgcaaaaaatgaaaagtcttgtatcagccttagaatgaaggcaacacatgctgcatctaTATTcattataactgggggaagatttttttttcattatgcacttcgagaaaaaagtcgaaatgtcgagaaaaaagtcaaaatttcgagaaaaaagttgaaatgtcaagattaatgttgaagtacaatcttgagaaaaaagtcgaaatgttgagaaaaaagtcaaaatttcgagaaaaaagttgaaatgtcaagattaatgttgaagtacaatcttgagaaaaaagtcgaaatgttgagaaaaaagttaaaatttcgagaaaaaagtcgaaatgtcgagattaaaaaggaaaggaaaaaggaagaaaaaaatagaaaaaaaaggaaaaaagaagaagaaaaaaaaaaaaaaaaccatttcaaaacatttttgaaaaagctccaggagccactagggcggcgctaaagagccgcatgcggctctggagccgctggttgctgatccctgaccTGGAAAGACCTGGAAAGACCCTCCGTGACGACAATCCCAGCTGTCTGAAGAGCTGCCATGAAAGCCCCCGTCCCATCCAGCAGATGGAACCAGCAGGTCCAGCGGAGCTCAGGAGGGTTAGAGACCCGGCCAGAAACATGCTGACCCTCTGCTCAACTCTGGGGGTTCACCGTCTCCATCCTCACGTGTCCTCTGGCTctggctctggttctggttctggttccggctccggctccggctccggctccggctccggctccgtgCAGGCAACAGTCGTCCTAACATCACGGACAGCTGAGCCGGCGGCGGTTAATACCACTGATATTTTTAGTTAGCGTCACCCTCAGCCAGCAGAGCTTTCcttctttcatttgtttttgctgGTTTTCTTCCAGGATTCGTTGTCTTTTATCCGCTTTCACGACACAACACCCGTCATTCTGTTGGAAGGTTTTGCACTATTGCACTATATTTTGCCCTGACTTTTGATTGTTCTTTGGTCAAAGAGGTATCAAAATAACTTTTGTAATGAAAATCAAGAGGTTGTGACTTACTTGTTGGCTCTGGAGCCGAGAACGAAGGTGCTGCTCTCGCTGAGTCTGGAGGGATCCCACTGAAACACAAGCATCACTCAGCTGAAACACAAACATCACTCACTGAAACACAGACATCACTCACTGAAACACAAGCATCACTCAGCTGAAACACAGACATCACTCAGCTGAAACATATCCAGGATAAACCAGTCACTCAGCTAGGGCAGCCattagatgatgatgatgatgacgatgaagaGCAACCTTAACCCCCACATGCACGTGGAGcaaaagtagggctggggatccattcaaatgtcaagaatccatttgattcttaagattcagaatcgattatcaagatttgattcgattcgattccgatattgatttgggttagtgttattgaaacagttttttcagctgttgcatgaatgatatgactgtagttatgcaacatattaatactagtattatattgagattcaacagcaagtattgcagctaatgatgctgtaaggaccaatcagctcccagaatgctgatagaactgaaacagaaacatcgtgtgggtaagaattaccaaacagatccagggaggaaacagagacggagtgTTAGGGCtgaactaagacaaaaaaaatgggaaattatgagaataaagtcataataatatgagaataaagtcgtaaaattacgagaatacagtcataatgttgcgagaataaagtcgtaatattatgagaatacagtggtaatttatgagaactctaacaggaagagcacatacgtcttttgtggaagaggagctgtgtggtatagtatagtacagtacagcacagtacagtacagtacagtacagtatagtatagtacagtatagtatagtacagtatagtatagtacagtacagtacagaatggtgctgccattcaaagaggttttgttgtttctcaggaaacaatgaggataatcataaagattttcctcttccacaaaagacgcaatttcttccaagtctgtgGTTCCTTCTTCCAAATAGACGCAGTCGTTTTAAAGTCtttatactgataataattcaatgctgatgtgccaaaagattaagtatttccttatttgtgaaaccgataccaaagtataacttcacaagatgctcaatattccttattttaacacagggagaagaagctcttcctgttagagttctcataaattaccactttattctcgtaatattacaactttattctcgtaatattacgactttattctcgcaactttatgactttattctcgcaacattatggcTTTactctcgtaattttacgacttattctcataatattatgactttattctcgcaatttccaatttttttttgtcttagtttggccctaatactccgtcgtagcaaTAGTAGTATGTATGAATATAGTACAAAATCCGtttgattttttcccatttttgagaatttggttttttagcattttttgcaaatgtaaccccaagtcagtatataaagcaaagaaatatagacaatttatgcaattataactgaaaactttaatgttttcatacctttaaaaatatttaaaggcaaaaacagtaTTATTCTCGTGTCACGAGAAAAGggaatggaagaaaaaaaaaaaatcgatgtttagacatacgaatcgatttttaggaattaatatgagaatggaTTTAGAATGGGAAAATGGCCTgtgttttttcaacacaggcctagcggCCGCTCCGACATGGGAGACTCACCTTAGGGCCCTCCCTCTTGATGGGCTCCGCTTTAGCCTTCACCCTGAGGACACAAACACAGGCTGTTGGTCGTATTCTCTACCGGAACACCGGTGATCACGGTGACACCACGGTGACACCACAGGTACTCACTGAGAGAAGCCGGAGGCTCGGTCCGAGGAAACCACGGCGGCCGGACGACTTTTCCTCTGAGGACACAAAGCAATGAGGAGGAATGACAGGATCCGCAGCAGAACTGATGACCAGCGTTAGGGCTACCAGCCCCACAGCTCAGGATCATAGTTCAGTCAGGTGAGTgcgctttttttctctctcttttcagcacattgtcatgtttttttttctttgaatcaaaaaagaatacgactatctgtgtttgacgacagctattttgtgttattttataactttgttggagttttgaaattttatttatttttttttttaattacctttattggaaagtgtttttttttttttttttttaaattgcgttatttgtaattagggcccgagcactgacagtgcgaaggccctattgtatctgtaggaattgttcttgtttttattctcattgtcgttatttttatttttcagatgaaaggagggccttttttcccctaaacgtgccccaaaagtcaccaaattttgcaccaagccaggcctggtgaaaaatgtgatatttaatggtttgcattaatgggcgtggcctaacagctcaacagcgccccctagaaaactttgtgcctcatgccccacaatacggtttgacgtacatgcacgaaaatctgtccacacctgtatcatgtcacaacttaaagaaaagtctcttggctccatggccgaaacaaacaggaagtcggccattttgaattaattttggcgcaatttatgccatttcttcagccgtttcttcgcccgaaccgtaacgtgcacccaggtgtgttatacatcaaaatgtgcgtctccatcctgcgacgatgggcattacttttctcagtcaaaagcgttaccgtggcaatgatagacaccaaaaagcgcgccccccttcatctgattggtccatatttgatagttcccactttctgccataacttttgaatggtttgacataaagactcgtgggtggtgtcatcggacttagttttgagtccttgaccttactTGGGccggttcatcgctgcttgcagctttaaattgttttgggttttttttattattaagggacagataaaataagcttagtcttctttcggttccctttcattcaaggaaagagatttattgtaattatattgaactgttttgtttttcttttaatgaatgaaataaagaataataataataataataataataataaacagcgATGTAGGGGTGTGTACCTTCTTGGGGAGGGGGCTTCCTCTCTGAACGCAGTCGTCATCAGCGGGTCTGGATCTCTGCAGGACAATGAGTGCagttacatgggaagtttaattcctctttaactcagaattaaaatgatttaaaatgagtaaaaattaccatgtaaacatctaattccgaatgaaaatggccattccgaattaaacttaaaggggacctattatgagaaacaggtttttttcttgctttaacatatataaagtggtctcccctcagcctgacaactcagaggaggaggaaagaaaccaaattctgcagtgtctgtacagccgcctggatgagccgtcaagtgtgatgtggatctacgagccgttcagattctgctcctgtcatgacgtaaccaaaatgcaaaccacgcccacaactatgaaaccgtgtaactgcatgagtgtccgactatcgtagcactgcgtgacatcgtctctctgtccatctccctccagcagctgccactttattgaggtttttgtagtgaaatgaggaggaatcatagagataacttctcattagggctgaaacgattcctcgaataatttgagtaattcgattacaaaaaatgatggaggaattttctctgcctcgaggaatcgtttaattttgcagctcaaagcaggtatttcacCCGGACTACAGGacttcagctcaaaacggtgcgCAACGTTgctgcgtccagttaggacagtccaatagaaaataaagcaatggaattgattttgtcgctgacgctcgctctcatcgcatgcagttaggacactgtgttaggacacggtaactccgccggccggagcttccaccattttttcgtagtggtatatcgcgtcattcaggcagccaatcagcacagagcctcattatcatagccccgcccactcagaatcctgcataga
This genomic window from Cololabis saira isolate AMF1-May2022 chromosome 8, fColSai1.1, whole genome shotgun sequence contains:
- the LOC133449029 gene encoding deoxynucleotidyltransferase terminal-interacting protein 1; the encoded protein is MGAQRSEGGRDWLQQSGPEQPGHPEHPEHGPKPWNVMIKHRYVQRRGRRSHTAVSFTDPQVSMDLLRAVLQPTFNKDIMAVFVKYQKFFEKAAENVKENVGEDVPTDQLIREACRNVLEHAKQLFPEGEVKRAGPDAAVKRSRPADDDCVQRGSPLPKKRKSRPAAVVSSDRASGFSQVKAKAEPIKREGPKWDPSRLSESSTFVLGSRANKALGMGGTRGRIYIKHADLFKYAADAKDKQWLAERHHMRATGGKMAYLLIEEDIQDLSRSDEYRDCPDVRMDELKPFSVPQWMAEKMQRAMEAQRDADP